A section of the Chitinophagales bacterium genome encodes:
- a CDS encoding TerC family protein, which translates to MEQDILQLHPGLITGFGITVVVMLLLDLGIFNKKSHIVSSKEATIWSIVWISLAMIFSGVVYYVFNQDAGGHKLAIEKFTQFQTAYWIEKALSVDNLFVFILVFSFFKVPRELYHRALFWGIIGALIFRAIFIFTGVELINHTYLPEMTLLGKTVKINAVLTLFGLFLVYAGIQSWGADDSDADKDFSNNAGAKLIQRFFKVSDSFDGDKFFTTQNGVRLATPLLTVIAVIEFTDLLFAVDSIPAIFAVSNDPFILYTSNIFAILGLRSLYFLLSNFIHMFSKLPYGLSVILTFIGVKMIVAPWFHVPSPVSLGIVGGVLIVSVAASILFPDEKKDA; encoded by the coding sequence TTGGAACAAGATATTTTGCAATTGCACCCCGGGCTTATTACCGGATTTGGAATAACGGTAGTAGTTATGCTACTGCTCGACCTTGGCATTTTTAATAAAAAAAGCCATATCGTTTCTTCAAAAGAAGCCACCATTTGGTCTATTGTATGGATTTCGTTGGCGATGATTTTTTCGGGAGTGGTGTATTATGTGTTTAACCAAGATGCCGGAGGACATAAGTTGGCCATAGAAAAGTTTACACAGTTTCAAACTGCCTATTGGATAGAAAAAGCACTGTCGGTTGATAACTTATTTGTGTTTATACTGGTGTTTTCTTTTTTTAAAGTGCCTCGCGAATTGTATCACAGAGCGCTCTTTTGGGGCATTATTGGTGCGCTTATTTTTAGAGCCATTTTTATTTTCACCGGAGTTGAACTTATTAACCATACCTATCTACCCGAAATGACTCTACTGGGTAAAACAGTAAAGATAAATGCTGTGCTTACCCTCTTTGGATTATTTTTAGTGTATGCCGGCATACAATCGTGGGGCGCAGACGATAGCGATGCAGATAAAGATTTCAGCAACAATGCCGGAGCTAAGTTAATTCAACGTTTTTTTAAAGTAAGCGACAGTTTCGATGGCGATAAATTTTTCACCACTCAAAATGGCGTTCGGTTAGCTACACCTTTACTTACCGTTATTGCCGTTATTGAGTTTACAGATTTACTATTTGCCGTAGATTCTATACCTGCCATATTTGCGGTATCCAACGATCCTTTTATTCTTTACACCTCTAATATTTTTGCCATTTTAGGTTTGCGTTCGCTATACTTTTTGCTATCTAATTTCATTCACATGTTTAGCAAATTGCCCTATGGCTTATCGGTGATTCTAACTTTTATTGGAGTTAAAATGATTGTGGCGCCATGGTTTCATGTACCATCGCCTGTATCGTTGGGAATTGTTGGCGGTGTATTGATTGTATCGGTGGCTGCCTCCATCCTCTTTCCTGATGAAAAAAAAGATGCCTAG
- a CDS encoding DHH family phosphoesterase produces the protein MFQEFVLRVADLIAAKKKSVIVTHRQPDGDAMGSSLAWLAFLKQEGCEAHFISPTDITRNLDWLPYYSESISFEQEKGKKKATELLQSAEVIYCLDFNALSRLEDLGKLIAESNAVKVMIDHHREPENFAQHAFSDVRYAATCEMVFHLIESLNKLQSITPEIATLLYAGLCTDTGFFQFNNATPNVMFTAGKLLEKGVQPDYISEMVNNIFHERRLNFFGYCLDRKLKLTCNGKVAYMMVSAKEIKRFHLQNGDSEGLVNYPFKIKGVEMTAYFSEEGEKVKVSFRSRGTTLDMNQFARTHFEGGGHFNASGGKCFLSIEETEAKFLQALETLFPIQ, from the coding sequence ATGTTTCAAGAATTTGTATTGAGAGTTGCAGACCTAATTGCAGCAAAAAAGAAAAGTGTAATAGTTACACACCGCCAACCCGATGGCGATGCCATGGGTTCTTCGCTGGCATGGCTTGCATTTTTAAAACAAGAAGGTTGCGAAGCTCATTTTATTTCGCCCACAGATATTACCCGAAATTTAGACTGGTTGCCTTATTACAGCGAATCTATTTCGTTTGAACAAGAAAAGGGTAAGAAGAAAGCTACAGAGCTATTACAATCGGCAGAGGTAATCTACTGCCTAGATTTCAATGCACTTTCGCGCTTAGAAGATTTAGGAAAACTTATTGCAGAAAGCAATGCTGTGAAAGTAATGATAGATCACCATCGCGAGCCGGAGAACTTTGCACAGCACGCATTCAGCGATGTGCGATATGCAGCTACCTGCGAAATGGTTTTTCACCTTATTGAATCGCTCAATAAACTACAGTCTATTACACCCGAAATTGCCACTTTGCTATATGCCGGATTATGTACCGACACCGGATTTTTCCAGTTCAACAATGCTACACCTAATGTAATGTTCACCGCAGGAAAGTTGTTAGAAAAAGGTGTACAGCCCGATTACATAAGCGAAATGGTAAACAACATATTCCATGAGCGAAGGTTGAATTTTTTCGGCTACTGCTTAGACCGAAAACTAAAACTTACCTGCAATGGAAAAGTGGCATACATGATGGTAAGTGCCAAAGAAATAAAGCGTTTTCACTTGCAAAATGGCGATAGCGAAGGATTGGTAAACTATCCTTTTAAGATAAAAGGCGTAGAAATGACTGCCTATTTCAGCGAAGAAGGTGAAAAAGTAAAAGTATCGTTCCGCAGCCGCGGCACCACTTTAGATATGAACCAATTTGCAAGAACACATTTTGAAGGCGGAGGACATTTCAATGCATCGGGAGGCAAATGTTTCCTTTCTATTGAAGAAACTGAAGCAAAATTTTTACAGGCGTTGGAAACTTTGTTTCCTATCCAATAA
- the rplM gene encoding 50S ribosomal protein L13: MQSRSYSTKSVPAHEINREWLIIDAEGKTLGRMASKIAAILRGKHKPTFTPNSDCGDNVIVINSAKVRLTGNKLTEKQLVHYTGYPGGQRFRTPREILAKKPNELIEIAVKGMLPKNTLGRQMFRRLFVYSEAAHPHSAQQPKTLN; the protein is encoded by the coding sequence ATGCAATCACGTAGCTATTCAACAAAATCGGTACCTGCTCACGAAATAAATCGAGAGTGGTTAATTATTGATGCCGAAGGAAAAACATTAGGGCGCATGGCAAGTAAAATTGCAGCTATTTTGCGCGGTAAACACAAGCCCACATTCACACCAAACAGCGATTGTGGCGACAATGTAATTGTGATAAACTCTGCTAAAGTTCGCTTAACAGGTAATAAGCTAACTGAAAAACAGTTGGTGCACTACACAGGCTATCCAGGTGGGCAACGTTTTCGCACGCCACGCGAAATTTTAGCAAAAAAGCCTAACGAATTAATAGAAATTGCTGTTAAAGGTATGTTGCCTAAAAATACTTTAGGTCGCCAAATGTTTCGCAGACTGTTTGTGTACAGTGAAGCTGCGCATCCACACAGCGCTCAACAACCTAAAACATTAAACTAA
- a CDS encoding peptidylprolyl isomerase, with product MKTANFTMLLFAGLFAACNANGNKPQATSLSEAMNQPTQQTMTQENLNWKTTPGVYAQFQTSKGTIVCQLEYQKVPMTVGNFVALAEGKMKNSAKPEGTPFYDGITFHRVIANFMIQGGDPQGTGMGGPGYQFGDEFDPSLRHTGPGILSMANAGPGTNGSQFFITHKETPWLDGKHSVFGHVVEGQKVVDAIAQGDKIEKLTIVRVGDDAQKFDGLKAFNDAREAAVKKQEEAQKAARASFEQLVKEKYPKAQKTTSGLYYLIEKQGTGAQAAAGKTVNVHYTGTLADGTKFDSSLDRGQPISFQLGRGMVIRGWDEGIALFKVGGKGKLIIPSDLGYGSQGAGGVIPPNATLVFDIELVNVQ from the coding sequence ATGAAAACAGCCAATTTCACCATGCTACTTTTTGCAGGTTTATTTGCAGCCTGCAATGCTAATGGCAATAAGCCACAAGCCACTTCACTAAGCGAAGCAATGAATCAACCAACACAACAAACAATGACTCAGGAAAATTTAAACTGGAAAACTACACCGGGCGTGTATGCTCAATTTCAAACATCGAAAGGCACTATTGTATGCCAACTCGAGTACCAAAAAGTACCAATGACTGTTGGTAACTTTGTGGCTTTGGCCGAAGGAAAAATGAAAAACAGCGCTAAACCTGAAGGCACTCCTTTTTATGATGGCATTACTTTTCACCGTGTAATTGCCAACTTTATGATACAAGGTGGCGACCCACAAGGAACAGGAATGGGAGGTCCCGGTTACCAATTTGGCGATGAATTCGACCCTAGTTTACGCCACACAGGACCCGGCATTTTATCTATGGCTAATGCAGGCCCAGGCACCAATGGCTCTCAGTTCTTTATTACCCATAAAGAAACACCATGGTTAGATGGAAAACATAGTGTTTTTGGACACGTAGTAGAAGGACAAAAAGTAGTAGATGCCATTGCCCAAGGCGATAAAATTGAAAAACTCACCATAGTACGCGTTGGCGATGATGCCCAAAAATTTGATGGATTAAAGGCATTCAACGATGCGCGCGAAGCAGCTGTAAAAAAACAAGAAGAAGCTCAAAAAGCAGCACGCGCCTCTTTTGAACAATTAGTGAAAGAGAAATATCCAAAAGCACAAAAAACTACTTCCGGCTTATATTATCTTATTGAAAAACAAGGTACTGGCGCACAAGCTGCCGCAGGAAAAACCGTAAATGTACATTACACCGGAACTTTAGCCGATGGTACTAAATTCGATTCTTCTTTAGATAGAGGTCAGCCTATTTCTTTCCAATTAGGAAGAGGCATGGTAATTAGAGGTTGGGACGAAGGTATTGCTCTTTTTAAAGTAGGCGGAAAAGGAAAATTGATTATTCCTTCAGACTTAGGCTACGGAAGCCAAGGAGCCGGAGGCGTAATTCCACCTAATGCCACTTTGGTATTTGATATTGAATTGGTAAACGTACAATAA
- the coaD gene encoding pantetheine-phosphate adenylyltransferase has product MKKIAVFPGSFDPITSGHVDILMRSLSLFDEVIVAIGENSQKKSLFPLETRLAWIKKVFAAEPKITVASFSGLTVNFCNAKGAKYILRGIRSASDFDYEKTIAHLNNAMFPEIETVLILSKPELSSISSTIVREIIRGKGPIDKFVPAAIAKEMTEVL; this is encoded by the coding sequence ATGAAGAAAATAGCAGTATTTCCGGGTTCGTTCGATCCAATTACTTCTGGGCATGTAGATATACTCATGCGTTCGCTTTCTTTATTCGATGAAGTAATTGTGGCCATAGGCGAAAACTCTCAAAAGAAATCGCTCTTTCCGCTCGAAACCCGCTTAGCTTGGATAAAAAAAGTATTTGCCGCAGAGCCTAAAATTACGGTAGCCTCTTTTTCGGGACTTACCGTAAATTTTTGCAATGCAAAAGGTGCTAAATATATCCTGCGCGGTATTCGTTCCGCTTCAGATTTCGATTACGAGAAAACAATTGCCCATTTAAACAATGCCATGTTTCCGGAAATAGAAACGGTATTGATACTATCCAAACCGGAATTGTCTTCTATTTCATCAACCATTGTACGTGAAATTATTAGAGGAAAGGGACCCATAGATAAATTTGTGCCGGCAGCTATTGCCAAAGAAATGACAGAGGTATTATGA
- a CDS encoding alkaline phosphatase D family protein: protein MRNTFLYWVSPFLLLFLLVSTMHAQSVSAARLTLTPAYKPFYHGVASGDPTHESVILWTRCTPDTGITGNLDVYWQIATDTSFTNVVNFGYAQARPESDYTVKVDVCGLQPNTWYYYVFQNEGRNSTTGRTKTAPLPTADNDSARFAVVSCASFEHGYFNAYQNISDRNEVDAVVHLGDYIYEYGVGEYSSNLPGRTYEPTNEIITQNDYRVRHSLYKLDNQLKRCHQLFPFINVWDDHESADNSWKGGANNHQSNEGPWAVRKQNSINTYFEWIPIRKPDLADSFRIFRNFNWGKLLNLVMLDSRLYDRDEQSLSKANDTAHYLLGPYQMNWMLQQLSDTNSKWKIIGNQVMFAPLKVFGAAVNDDQWDGYAAERNKVTSHIVNGNIDDVVVLTGDIHTSWANDVPGSNYNASTGAGSVCVEFVGTSITSKSMPFSVGVNLIKSFNSHMKYINLVDHGYYTLDVKKGRTQADYRFMPVDQVSNTVTNGESWYVNAGERFLRKATAQIAAPKITAPIPSLFPNNFIPFAKIERVIHASTLQNNPVSVAVIPNAPVCPSIGLQIIQPANWGAATVVGGKDILYQPTTNFSGSDSIITIVCETANPNRCDTIPVIIQVIPVLHTDTIEVAINSGDVYSNCRAFDDLFGAVASATLAGSYNGATLLNNDTCILYTPTASFCGYENVYVVGCDSGTAAKCDTVLYRFRVNLPVVKDIVSITVRQSDSIHYCINYNDLKSAVTSSQVLVPSSTGNVHFYNDTCFGYVPGSNATQDVMVVTGCDNCTVQNCDTVEFQFSIVPQFTTQTFTFSGVGGTAIPVCYSFDEVNRPYTSIKTIKNTNAIVQVLNDTCFNYFAPNGYVGVDTVYAVVCNSNSATNCDTVRLIIYVGVSAVKDVEDFTMLGIYPNPFADGLVVQYYNYKETELVLNIYDAAGRRVRQQILKNKTAGLQHTFMNTENVPAGAYIIELKDPLHSFRRQVIRK, encoded by the coding sequence ATGCGCAACACGTTTCTCTATTGGGTAAGCCCGTTTTTACTACTGTTTTTATTGGTTTCTACTATGCATGCACAATCGGTTAGTGCTGCACGATTAACACTTACTCCGGCATATAAACCATTTTACCATGGTGTGGCAAGTGGAGATCCCACGCATGAAAGTGTAATTCTATGGACGCGCTGCACGCCAGATACGGGAATTACAGGGAATTTAGATGTGTATTGGCAAATTGCTACCGATACTTCGTTTACCAATGTGGTAAACTTTGGGTATGCACAGGCTCGACCCGAAAGCGATTACACTGTAAAAGTAGATGTATGTGGTTTGCAGCCTAATACTTGGTATTACTATGTGTTTCAAAACGAGGGGCGCAATTCCACAACAGGGAGAACCAAAACAGCGCCATTGCCTACGGCAGATAACGACAGTGCGCGCTTTGCAGTAGTAAGTTGTGCAAGTTTTGAGCATGGGTATTTTAATGCATACCAAAATATTTCCGATAGAAACGAGGTGGACGCAGTGGTGCATTTAGGCGATTATATTTATGAATATGGGGTAGGAGAGTACTCTTCTAATTTACCTGGCAGAACTTATGAACCTACCAATGAAATTATTACCCAAAACGATTACCGGGTGCGACATTCGCTCTATAAATTGGATAATCAACTAAAGCGCTGCCATCAATTGTTTCCATTCATAAACGTTTGGGACGACCATGAAAGTGCCGATAACAGCTGGAAAGGCGGAGCCAATAATCACCAATCCAATGAAGGACCTTGGGCTGTTAGAAAGCAAAATAGTATAAACACTTATTTTGAATGGATTCCCATTCGCAAGCCCGATTTGGCAGATAGCTTTAGGATTTTTAGAAACTTCAATTGGGGTAAGTTATTGAATTTGGTAATGCTCGATTCAAGATTGTATGACCGTGATGAACAAAGTTTAAGCAAAGCAAACGATACTGCTCACTATTTGTTGGGACCTTATCAAATGAACTGGATGTTGCAGCAATTGAGCGATACCAATTCAAAGTGGAAAATAATTGGCAACCAAGTAATGTTTGCGCCCTTAAAAGTATTTGGCGCTGCCGTTAATGATGACCAATGGGACGGATATGCTGCTGAGCGCAATAAAGTTACATCACATATTGTAAATGGAAACATAGATGATGTGGTGGTGCTCACGGGCGATATTCATACATCGTGGGCAAACGATGTACCTGGTAGCAACTACAACGCTTCAACTGGAGCCGGCTCGGTATGTGTTGAGTTTGTAGGTACCAGTATTACCTCTAAGAGTATGCCATTCTCTGTTGGGGTAAACCTTATTAAGTCTTTCAATTCGCACATGAAATATATCAACTTGGTAGACCATGGTTACTATACGCTGGATGTTAAAAAAGGACGCACTCAAGCAGACTATCGCTTTATGCCGGTAGATCAGGTTTCTAATACAGTTACCAACGGTGAGAGTTGGTATGTAAATGCCGGAGAGCGTTTTTTAAGAAAAGCAACTGCACAAATTGCAGCACCTAAAATTACAGCACCTATTCCATCGTTGTTTCCCAACAACTTTATTCCGTTTGCCAAAATTGAAAGGGTGATTCATGCAAGTACATTACAAAACAATCCGGTATCGGTAGCTGTAATTCCTAATGCGCCTGTGTGTCCTTCTATTGGCTTGCAAATTATTCAGCCTGCTAATTGGGGTGCAGCTACTGTGGTGGGAGGAAAAGACATTCTATATCAACCAACTACTAATTTTAGTGGAAGCGACTCTATAATTACCATAGTGTGCGAAACAGCTAATCCAAACCGCTGCGATACTATTCCGGTTATTATTCAAGTAATACCGGTATTGCATACCGATACTATTGAAGTAGCAATAAATAGTGGAGATGTTTATAGCAACTGCCGTGCTTTTGATGATTTGTTTGGTGCTGTAGCATCTGCCACACTCGCAGGTTCTTACAATGGAGCAACATTGCTAAACAATGATACTTGCATATTATATACACCTACCGCAAGTTTTTGTGGCTACGAAAATGTATATGTAGTTGGCTGCGATAGTGGCACTGCCGCCAAATGCGATACAGTTTTATATCGTTTTAGAGTAAACCTACCTGTGGTAAAAGATATTGTTTCTATTACGGTTCGGCAGAGCGATTCAATACACTATTGTATAAATTACAATGATTTAAAATCGGCTGTTACCTCATCGCAAGTATTGGTACCGTCATCTACAGGCAATGTACATTTTTACAACGATACTTGTTTTGGTTATGTGCCCGGCAGCAATGCCACACAAGATGTAATGGTTGTTACCGGTTGCGATAACTGTACAGTACAAAACTGCGATACAGTTGAGTTTCAATTTAGTATTGTACCCCAGTTCACAACACAAACATTTACATTTTCGGGCGTGGGAGGGACTGCTATTCCGGTTTGCTATTCTTTTGATGAAGTAAACCGACCTTATACTAGCATAAAAACAATTAAGAACACCAATGCCATTGTGCAAGTTCTAAACGATACCTGCTTTAACTATTTTGCACCTAATGGTTATGTAGGTGTAGATACTGTGTATGCCGTAGTTTGTAATAGCAATTCTGCTACTAATTGCGATACAGTTCGGTTAATAATTTATGTAGGAGTGTCTGCCGTAAAGGATGTTGAAGACTTTACTATGTTGGGAATTTATCCTAACCCATTTGCCGATGGTTTAGTAGTGCAGTATTACAATTACAAAGAAACAGAACTTGTGTTGAATATATACGATGCAGCAGGCAGAAGAGTAAGGCAGCAAATTCTGAAGAATAAGACAGCCGGATTACAGCACACATTTATGAATACAGAGAATGTTCCGGCAGGAGCATACATTATAGAGTTGAAAGATCCACTTCACAGCTTCCGCAGGCAAGTAATTAGAAAATAA
- the rimO gene encoding 30S ribosomal protein S12 methylthiotransferase RimO — translation MKTKAIHKDKVAVITLGCSKNLVDSEEMMAQLRHGGYDVQHDKWSRGRNIVIVNTCGFIDKAKEESINTILEYAEAKTKGKIEKLYVSGCLSARYKDSLEVEIPEVDAYFGTAELPRLLKTLKVDYKHELVGERLLTTPAHYAYLKISEGCNRTCSFCAIPLMRGNHISKSVEAIVEEAKKMAEKGVKEIMLIAQELTFYGLDIYKKRMLPELLKELNKVDGIEWIRLHYAYPAQFPMEIIDAMAACEKVCKYLDMPLQHAANNVLTAMRRNTSLEETKELITRIREKIPGIAIRTTMLVGFPGETESDFETLKSFVQEMKFERLGVFTYSHEESTRAHKLDDNIPQEEKEVRAAELMELQEEISATLNAQKVGNIYKVLIDRKEGGYYIGRTEFDSPEVDNEVLIEATNSLYLRIGDFTNVKIHAADAFDLHGTVVSA, via the coding sequence ATGAAAACAAAGGCAATTCATAAAGATAAAGTAGCCGTTATCACTTTAGGTTGTTCAAAAAACTTAGTAGATAGCGAAGAAATGATGGCGCAACTCCGCCATGGAGGCTACGATGTGCAACACGACAAATGGAGTCGTGGCAGAAATATTGTAATCGTAAACACCTGTGGTTTTATAGATAAAGCAAAGGAGGAAAGTATCAATACAATTTTGGAATATGCAGAGGCAAAAACCAAAGGTAAAATTGAAAAACTTTATGTAAGCGGTTGCCTGAGTGCGCGCTATAAAGACTCGCTCGAAGTCGAAATTCCCGAAGTAGATGCCTACTTTGGTACAGCAGAATTGCCACGCCTGCTAAAAACACTAAAAGTAGATTACAAACACGAGTTGGTAGGCGAGCGCCTGCTAACCACTCCGGCACATTACGCCTATTTAAAAATAAGCGAAGGTTGCAACCGTACTTGCTCTTTTTGCGCCATTCCGCTCATGCGCGGCAACCATATTTCTAAATCAGTAGAAGCTATTGTTGAAGAAGCAAAAAAAATGGCAGAAAAAGGCGTAAAAGAAATAATGCTTATTGCACAAGAACTTACGTTTTATGGATTAGATATTTACAAAAAACGTATGCTGCCGGAGTTGCTGAAAGAGCTTAATAAGGTAGATGGAATTGAGTGGATTCGTTTACATTATGCCTATCCGGCACAATTTCCGATGGAAATAATTGATGCTATGGCTGCCTGCGAGAAGGTATGCAAATACCTTGATATGCCACTGCAACACGCTGCAAATAATGTATTAACTGCCATGCGCAGAAATACATCTTTAGAAGAAACCAAAGAACTAATTACCCGAATACGCGAAAAAATACCGGGCATAGCCATTAGAACAACCATGCTGGTTGGTTTTCCTGGCGAAACAGAAAGCGATTTTGAAACACTAAAATCGTTTGTGCAGGAAATGAAATTTGAGCGCTTAGGCGTATTTACATATTCGCACGAAGAAAGCACGCGCGCTCATAAACTAGACGATAATATTCCACAAGAAGAAAAAGAAGTACGTGCAGCAGAACTTATGGAATTGCAAGAAGAAATTTCTGCTACACTAAATGCTCAAAAAGTAGGTAACATATACAAAGTATTGATCGATAGAAAAGAAGGCGGATACTATATAGGCCGAACCGAATTTGATAGCCCCGAGGTAGATAACGAAGTGTTGATAGAAGCCACCAACAGCCTATATTTGCGCATTGGCGATTTTACCAATGTGAAAATTCATGCTGCCGATGCATTTGATTTGCATGGCACAGTAGTTTCTGCATAA